From Camelina sativa cultivar DH55 chromosome 7, Cs, whole genome shotgun sequence, one genomic window encodes:
- the LOC104703669 gene encoding protein trichome birefringence-like 2: MDSSKKLLFPDQILSSRRNILTRFGLGVAASLLLVTLLSLTSSSFNVPFVSPLLQGLKSSNLNPSSSSSSSSVKQVDEKPQVVNLTDTVPDVKVPTFVPEQRSEETSDASSKNTTLSEDGKVPSFGSGQRSGETVTTNSSLADDQNTLEVNATTSVANSSSLVSDLGGRFVPANTSNENGSVVTDRTRGSFEDCDIYDGSWVRADDETMPYYPSGSCPYIDRDFNCHANGRPDDAYVKWRWQPNGCDIPRLNGTDFLEKLRGKKLVFVGDSINRNMWESLVCILRHSLKDKKRVYEISGRREFKKKGFYAFRFEDYNCTVDFVGSPFFVRESSFKGVNGTKLETLRLDMMDKTTSMYRDADILIFNTGHWWTHDKTKLGENYYQEGNVVYPRLKVLEAYKRALTTWAKWVDKNIDRNHTHVIFRGYSVTHFRGGPWNSGGQCHKETEPIFNTKYLAKYPSKMRALEYILRDTMKTPVVYMNISRLTDFRKDGHPSIYRMVYKTEREKRKAVSHQDCSHWCLPGVPDTWNQLLYVSLLKAGLASKW, translated from the exons ATGGATTCGTCTAAGAAACTCTTGTTCCCAGACCAGATTCTATCTTCTAGAAGAAACATCTTGACCAGATTCGGTTTAGGAGTGGCTGCTTCTCTCCTTCTCGTCACACTTCTCTCCCTTACTAGTTCCTCCTTCAATGTCCCCTTCGTCTCTCCTCTGCTTCAAGGTCTCAAAAGCTCCAATCTtaacccatcttcttcttcttcttcttcttctgtgaaGCAAGTTGACGAGAAGCCTCAAGTAGTAAATCTCACCGACACGGTCCCAGATGTCAAAGTTCCAACCTTTGTTCCCGAACAAAGATCTGAAGAAACAAGCGATGCTAGTTCGAAGAACACGACTTTGTCTGAAGACGGTAAAGTTCCAAGCTTTGGTTCTGGACAAAGATCTGGAGAAACAGTTACGACGAACTCGAGTTTGGCAGATGACCAAAATACCCTCGAAGTAAATGCTACAACAAGTGTGGCGAACAGCTCGAGCTTGGTATCTGATTTGGGAGGTAGATTTGTGCCTGCAAACACAAGTAACGAGAATGGCTCTGTGGTTACAGATCGAACCAGAGGTTCGTTTGAGGATTGTGATATCTACGACGGTAGTTGGGTGAGAGCTGATGATGAGACAATGCCGTATTACCCATCTGGTTCTTGTCCGTATATAGACAGAGATTTCAACTGTCACGCTAATGGAAGACCTGATGATGCTTATGTTAAATGGAGATGGCAACCAAATGGGTGTGACATCCCCAG GTTGAATGGAACTGATTTTTTGGAGAAGCTAAGAGGGAAGAAGCTGGTATTTGTGGGAGATTCGATTAACCGGAACATGTGGGAATCTCTTGTTTGCATTCTTCGACATAGCCTCAAAGACAAGAAACGAGTGTATGAGATTTCAGGGAGAAGAGAGTTCAAGAAAAAAGGGTTTTACGCTTTCAGATTCGAG GACTATAATTGCACTGTGGATTTCGTTGGCTCGCCCTTTTTTGTTAGGGAATCAAGTTTCAAAGGCGTGAACGGGACAAAATTGGAGACTTTAAGGTTGGATATGATGGACAAGACGACATCAATGTATCGAGATGCTGATATACTGATTTTCAACACCGGTCATTGGTGGACTCATGACAAAACGAAGCTAGG AGAAAACTATTACCAAGAAGGTAACGTTGTGTACCCGAGGCTTAAGGTTCTCGAAGCTTATAAACGAGCTCTCACTACTTGGGCGAAATGGGTGGATAAGAACATCGATCGGAATCACACCCATGTCATATTTAGAGGGTACTCTGTAACACACTTCAG AGGAGGGCCATGGAATTCAGGAGGACAATGCCATAAAGAAACAGAACCGATTTTTAACACGAAGTACTTGGCAAAGTATCCTTCGAAGATGAGAGCTCTCGAGTATATTCTCCGTGATACAATGAAAACTCCGGTGGTGTACATGAACATAAGTCGACTAACGGATTTCAGAAAAGATGGTCATCCGTCAATATATAGAATGGTGTACAAGACGGAAAGGGAGAAAAGAAAGGCCGTGAGCCACCAAGATTGTAGCCATTGGTGTTTGCCTGGTGTACCGGACACATGGAACcagctcttgtatgtatcactGTTAAAGGCCGGGCTCGCGTCTAAGTGGTAg
- the LOC104703670 gene encoding protein NSP-INTERACTING KINASE 3-like isoform X1: protein MVMDGVRLVVWRLGFLVLVLFLDVSTATLSPTGVNYEVTALVAVKNELNDPYNVLENWDVNSVDPCSWRMVSCTDGYVSMLGLPSQSLSGTLSPRIGNLTHLQSVLLQNNAITGPIPETIGRLEKLQTLDLSNNSFTREIPASLGELKNLNYLRLNNNSLTGTCPESLSKIEGLTLVDISYNNLSGSLPKVSARTFKVIGNALICGPKPVSNCSAVFPEPLTLPQDGPPDESGTHTNSHHVALAFAASFSAAFFVFFTSGMFLWWRYRRNKQIFFDVNEQYDPEVSLGHLKRYTFKELRSATNHFNSKNILGRGGYGIVYKGHLSDGSLVAVKRLKDCNIAGGEVQFQTEVETISLALHRNLLRLRGFCSSNQERILVYPYMPNGSVASRLKDNIRGEPALDWSRRKKIAVGTARGLVYLHEQCDPKIIHRDVKAANILLDEDFEAVVGDFGLAKLLDHRDSHVTTAVRGTVGHIAPEYLSTGQSSEKTDVFGFGILLLELITGQKALDFGRSSHQKGVMLDWVKKLHQEGKLKQLIDKELNDKFDRVELEEIVQVALLCTQFNPSHRPKMSEVMKMLEGDGLAERWEATQNGTGESQPPPLPPGMMSSSPRVRYYSDYIQESSLVVEAIELSGPR, encoded by the exons ATGGTCATGGATGGTGTAAGATTGGTGGTTtggagattagggtttttggttttggtattgTTCCTTGATGTCTCTACTGCTACACTTTCTCCTACTGGTGTAAACTATGAAG TGACGGCTTTGGTGGCTGTGAAGAATGAATTGAATGATCCGTACAATGTTCTTGAGAATTGGGATGTGAATTCTGTTGATCCTTGTAGTTGGAGAATGGTTAGTTGCACTGATGGCTATGTCTCTATGTT GGGACTTCCTAGCCAAAGCTTGTCTGGTACATTGTCTCCTAGAATCGGAAACCTCACCCATCTACAATCTGT GTTGTTGCAAAACAATGCAATCACTGGTCCAATTCCCGAAACGATTGGGAGGTTGGAGAAGCTTCAGACACTTGATCTTTCGAACAATTCATTCACCAGGGAGATACCGGCCTCACTTGGAGAACTCAAGAACTTGAATTACTT GCGGTTAAACAATAACAGTCTTACAGGAACTTGCCCTGAGTCTCTATCCAAGATTGAGGGACTCACTCTAGT TGACATTTCATATAACAATCTTAGTGGTTCGTTACCAAAAGTTTCTGCCAGAACTTTCAA GGTAATTGGAAATGCGTTAATCTGTGGCCCTAAACCTGTTTCAAACTGTTCTGCTGTCTTTCCTGAGCCTCTCACACTTCCACAAGATGGTCCACCAG ATGAATCAGGAACTCATACCAATAGCCATCACGTTGCTCTTGCATTCGCCGCAAGCTTCAGTGcagcattttttgttttctttacaagTGGAATGTTTCTTTGGTGGAGATATCGGCGTAACAAGCAAATATTTTTTGACGTTAATG aaCAATATGATCCAGAGGTGAGTTTAGGACACTTGAAGAGATATACATTCAAAGAGCTTAGATCCGCGACCAATCATTTCAACTCGAAGAACATTCTTGGAAGAGGCGGATATGGGATTGTGTACAAAGGCCATCTAAGTGATGGATCCTTGGTAGCTGTGAAACGTCTCAAAGACTGTAACATTGCGGGTGGAGAAGTCCAGTTTCAGACAGAAGTAGAGACTATAAGTTTGGCTCTTCATCGAAATCTCCTCAGGCTCCGCGGTTTCTGTAGTAGCAACCAGGAGAGAATATTAGTCTACCCTTACATGCCAAATGGGAGCGTCGCATCACGCTTAAAAG ATAATATCCGGGGAGAGCCAGCATTAGACTGGTCTAGAAGGAAGAAGATAGCGGTTGGGACAGCTAGAGGACTAGTGTACCTACACGAGCAGTGCGACCCAAAGATTATACACCGAGATGTGAAAGCGGCTAACATTCTGTTGGATGAGGACTTTGAAGCAGTTGTTGGTGATTTCGGGTTAGCTAAGCTTCTAGACCATAGGGACTCACACGTCACAACTGCAGTTCGTGGAACCGTAGGCCACATTGCACCGGAGTACTTATCTACGGGTCAGTCCTCAGAGAAGACCGATGTGTTTGGCTTTGGTATACTTCTCCTTGAGCTCATTACTGGTCAGAAAGCTCTTGACTTTGGCCGTTCCTCACACCAGAAAGGTGTAATGCTTGACTGG GTGAAGAAGCTGCATCAAGAAGGGAAACTAAAGCAACTAATAGACAAAGAACTTAATGACAAGTTTGATAGAGTAGAGCTCGAAGAAATCGTTCAGGTGGCGCTTCTATGCACTCAGTTCAATCCATCTCATCGACCAAAAATGTCAGAAGTTATGAAAATGCTTGAAGGCGACGGCTTGGCTGAGAGATGGGAAGCGACGCAGAACGGTACTGGGGAGTCGCAACCACCGCCGTTGCCACCGGGGATGATGAGTTCATCTCCTCGTGTAAGGTATTACTCAGATTATATCCAGGAATCGTCTCTTGTAGTAGAAGCCATTGAACTCTCAGGTCCTAGATGA
- the LOC104703670 gene encoding protein NSP-INTERACTING KINASE 3-like isoform X2, with translation MVMDGVRLVVWRLGFLVLVLFLDVSTATLSPTGVNYEVTALVAVKNELNDPYNVLENWDVNSVDPCSWRMVSCTDGYVSMLGLPSQSLSGTLSPRIGNLTHLQSVLLQNNAITGPIPETIGRLEKLQTLDLSNNSFTREIPASLGELKNLNYLRLNNNSLTGTCPESLSKIEGLTLVDISYNNLSGSLPKVSARTFKVIGNALICGPKPVSNCSAVFPEPLTLPQDGPPGTHTNSHHVALAFAASFSAAFFVFFTSGMFLWWRYRRNKQIFFDVNEQYDPEVSLGHLKRYTFKELRSATNHFNSKNILGRGGYGIVYKGHLSDGSLVAVKRLKDCNIAGGEVQFQTEVETISLALHRNLLRLRGFCSSNQERILVYPYMPNGSVASRLKDNIRGEPALDWSRRKKIAVGTARGLVYLHEQCDPKIIHRDVKAANILLDEDFEAVVGDFGLAKLLDHRDSHVTTAVRGTVGHIAPEYLSTGQSSEKTDVFGFGILLLELITGQKALDFGRSSHQKGVMLDWVKKLHQEGKLKQLIDKELNDKFDRVELEEIVQVALLCTQFNPSHRPKMSEVMKMLEGDGLAERWEATQNGTGESQPPPLPPGMMSSSPRVRYYSDYIQESSLVVEAIELSGPR, from the exons ATGGTCATGGATGGTGTAAGATTGGTGGTTtggagattagggtttttggttttggtattgTTCCTTGATGTCTCTACTGCTACACTTTCTCCTACTGGTGTAAACTATGAAG TGACGGCTTTGGTGGCTGTGAAGAATGAATTGAATGATCCGTACAATGTTCTTGAGAATTGGGATGTGAATTCTGTTGATCCTTGTAGTTGGAGAATGGTTAGTTGCACTGATGGCTATGTCTCTATGTT GGGACTTCCTAGCCAAAGCTTGTCTGGTACATTGTCTCCTAGAATCGGAAACCTCACCCATCTACAATCTGT GTTGTTGCAAAACAATGCAATCACTGGTCCAATTCCCGAAACGATTGGGAGGTTGGAGAAGCTTCAGACACTTGATCTTTCGAACAATTCATTCACCAGGGAGATACCGGCCTCACTTGGAGAACTCAAGAACTTGAATTACTT GCGGTTAAACAATAACAGTCTTACAGGAACTTGCCCTGAGTCTCTATCCAAGATTGAGGGACTCACTCTAGT TGACATTTCATATAACAATCTTAGTGGTTCGTTACCAAAAGTTTCTGCCAGAACTTTCAA GGTAATTGGAAATGCGTTAATCTGTGGCCCTAAACCTGTTTCAAACTGTTCTGCTGTCTTTCCTGAGCCTCTCACACTTCCACAAGATGGTCCACCAG GAACTCATACCAATAGCCATCACGTTGCTCTTGCATTCGCCGCAAGCTTCAGTGcagcattttttgttttctttacaagTGGAATGTTTCTTTGGTGGAGATATCGGCGTAACAAGCAAATATTTTTTGACGTTAATG aaCAATATGATCCAGAGGTGAGTTTAGGACACTTGAAGAGATATACATTCAAAGAGCTTAGATCCGCGACCAATCATTTCAACTCGAAGAACATTCTTGGAAGAGGCGGATATGGGATTGTGTACAAAGGCCATCTAAGTGATGGATCCTTGGTAGCTGTGAAACGTCTCAAAGACTGTAACATTGCGGGTGGAGAAGTCCAGTTTCAGACAGAAGTAGAGACTATAAGTTTGGCTCTTCATCGAAATCTCCTCAGGCTCCGCGGTTTCTGTAGTAGCAACCAGGAGAGAATATTAGTCTACCCTTACATGCCAAATGGGAGCGTCGCATCACGCTTAAAAG ATAATATCCGGGGAGAGCCAGCATTAGACTGGTCTAGAAGGAAGAAGATAGCGGTTGGGACAGCTAGAGGACTAGTGTACCTACACGAGCAGTGCGACCCAAAGATTATACACCGAGATGTGAAAGCGGCTAACATTCTGTTGGATGAGGACTTTGAAGCAGTTGTTGGTGATTTCGGGTTAGCTAAGCTTCTAGACCATAGGGACTCACACGTCACAACTGCAGTTCGTGGAACCGTAGGCCACATTGCACCGGAGTACTTATCTACGGGTCAGTCCTCAGAGAAGACCGATGTGTTTGGCTTTGGTATACTTCTCCTTGAGCTCATTACTGGTCAGAAAGCTCTTGACTTTGGCCGTTCCTCACACCAGAAAGGTGTAATGCTTGACTGG GTGAAGAAGCTGCATCAAGAAGGGAAACTAAAGCAACTAATAGACAAAGAACTTAATGACAAGTTTGATAGAGTAGAGCTCGAAGAAATCGTTCAGGTGGCGCTTCTATGCACTCAGTTCAATCCATCTCATCGACCAAAAATGTCAGAAGTTATGAAAATGCTTGAAGGCGACGGCTTGGCTGAGAGATGGGAAGCGACGCAGAACGGTACTGGGGAGTCGCAACCACCGCCGTTGCCACCGGGGATGATGAGTTCATCTCCTCGTGTAAGGTATTACTCAGATTATATCCAGGAATCGTCTCTTGTAGTAGAAGCCATTGAACTCTCAGGTCCTAGATGA
- the LOC104703671 gene encoding ATP-citrate synthase alpha chain protein 2, whose protein sequence is MARKKIREYDSKRLVKEHFKRLSGQELPIRSVQINQETDLNELVEREPWLSSEKLVVKPDMLFGKRGKSGLVALNLDFADVATFVNERLGKEVEMSGCKGPITTFIVEPFIPHNEEFYLNIVSDRLGCSISFSECGGIDIEENWDKVKTISIPTGASLTSEICAPLVATLPLEIKGELEDFIQVIFTLFEDLDFTFLEMNPFTLVEGKPYPLDMRGELDDTAAFKNFKKWGDIEFPMPFGRVMSSTESFIHGLDEKTSASLKFTVLNPEGRIWTMVAGGGASVIYADTVGDLGYASELGNYAEYSGAPKEEEVLQYARVVIDCATANPDGKSRALVIGGGIANFTDVAATFNGIIRALKEKEAKLKAARMHIFVRRGGPNYQKGLAKMRSLGDEIGVPIEVYGPEATMTGICKEAIQYITAAA, encoded by the exons ATGGCTCGCAAGAAGATCAGAGAGTACGACTCAAAGAGACTGGTGAAAGAACACTTCAAAAGGCTTTCTGGTCAAGAGTTACCTATCAGATCCGTTCAG atTAACCAAGAGACTGATCTCAATGAGTTGGTTGAGAGGGAACCTTGGCTCTCATCCGAGAAGCTTGTGGTCAAACCTGATATGCTGTTTGGAAAGCGTGGCAAGAGTGGTTTGGTTGCCTTGAATTTAGATTTCGCTGATGTTGCAACTTTTGTGAATGAACGTTTGGGCAAAGAG GTAGAGATGAGTGGATGCAAAGGACCAATTACAACATTCATTGTTGAACCATTTATCCCACACAATGAGGAGTTTTATCTTAATATTGTTTCTGATAGACTTGGCTGCAGCATAAGCTTCTCGGAGTGCGGAGGAATTGACATTGAAGAGAACTGGGACAAG GTCAAGACCATATCTATACCGACAGGTGCTTCCCTGACATCTGAGATTTGTGCACCTCTTGTTGCAACCCTTCCTCTAGAG ATCAAAGGGGAACTTGAAGATTTCATTCAAGTTATTTTTACCCTATTTGAAG ATCTTGATTTCACTTTCTTGGAGATGAATCCTTTCACATTGGTTGAAGGAAAGCCTTACCCTCTGGATATGAGGGGCGAGCTTGATGACACTGCTGCTTTCAAAAACTTTAAGAA GTGGGGTGACATTGAGTTCCCTATGCCATTTGGAAGAGTGATGAGTTCAACAGAGAGCTTCATCCACGGTCTAGATGAGAAG ACAAGTGCATCTTTGAAGTTCACTGTTCTGAATCCCGAGGGAAGGATTTGGACTATGGTAGCTGGAGGAGGGGCAAGTGTCATCTATGCCGATACT GTTGGAGATCTCGGGTATGCATCTGAGCTTGGAAATTATGCTGAATACAGTGGAGCAcccaaagaagaagaggttttgCAGTATGCGAGAGTCGTTATCGAT TGTGCTACAGCGAATCCAGATGGAAAAAGCAGAGCTCTGGTTATCGGAGGTGGAATTGCTAACTTCACCGACGTTGCTGCTACTTTCAATGGCATAATCCGAGCTCTCAAGGAAAAG GAAGCAAAGCTAAAAGCAGCAAGGATGCATATATTTGTGAGGAGAGGAGGACCAAACTACCAAAAGGGACTTGCTAAAATGAGATCACTTGGAGATGAAATCGGTGTCCCCATCGAG GTGTATGGTCCTGAAGCAACAATGACAGGTATCTGCAAGGAGGCAATCCAGTACATCACCGCGGCTGCATAA